In Longimicrobiaceae bacterium, the genomic stretch CATCTTCCGAGATCGGCTCCGTCGCTTCGGCCGCATGTCCGGCGGGCGGCGCGGCACCCACGGCGGCGAGCGGGACCGTCACGGCGGCCGTAACGGCGAGCGTGGCGAGGACCGCCCGGCGAGACACCCCGCCCCGGGGAGCGGCCCGGTCCAGGATGGCGAGGAGGCGCCCCTCGAACTGGGAGCGGCGGGCCATGGCGAGCGCGGCGGCGGGCCCCTCCGCCGTACCCAGGGCGCGGACGATCTCCAGCAGGTGGCCGGCGTAGCGGGTGGGCTGGGTGCCCAGCGCCAGAACGGCGTCGTCGCAGGCGTGCTCGCGCTCCTCCCGCATCCGCCGGCAGGCGATCCACACCAGCGGGTTGAACCAGAAGAGCGCCAGGGCCAGGTGGGCCGCCCACTGCGTCAGCGCGTCCCAGCGGCGGACGTGGGCCAGCTCGTGAGCCAGAACCGCGACGCGGCGCTCGTCGTCCCAGGCGTCCGCCTCCTCGGGGAGGAGCACCACCGGGCGGATCAGCCCCCAGGTCATGGGGACGGTGGCGCCGGGTCCGCGCAGCAGGGTGACGATGCGCCCCACCCGCAGCCGCCGCGTGAGCGCGTCCACCGCGCGCACCCATTCGTCGTCCGTGATCTCCGTCGCGCGGCGCTCCAGCCACCAGACGCGGGTCAGCCCGTACCCCAGGCGCAGCGTCAGCAGTCCCGCGCCCGCGAGCCAGGTGAGCAGGAGGAGCACCTGCCAGTCCGCGGCGAGCCCCGGCCGGACCGCGAGACCCTCCGCCGGGGGACTCGCTGTCGCGGCCTCAGCAGCCGGGGAAGCGACCTCCGGAGCGGCGGAGGCCGCGGAGACGATGAACGGCTCGGCGGTGGACCCCGGCGGCGGCAGCTCGGACGAGGGGGCGGTCTCCGGGGCGGGGGCGGCGATCCGCGGGAGGGGGAGCACCCCCCAGCGCGGGACCAGGGTGCCCACCAGCGGGACGAGCACGACGGCGGTGAGCGCGGCGGCCCAGACCATGTGGCGGCTGGCGGCGGAGGCGCGGCGCATCAGGCGCGTGGCACCCCACGCCAGCAGGATGAGCACGGAGCCCCGGAGCGCCGCGTCCAGGAGCGGCATTGCGAGGCCGGAGCCGGAGAGCGTCATCGGTCACCTCCTTCCCTGCGGCGGGCTTCCTCGATGAGCGCCGCCATGCGGTCCAGCTCGGCGGCGGAAGGTTTTCCGTCCTCCAGCAGCGCGTTGACCACCTGCTCGCTGCTCCCGCCGAAGAAGGTGCGGACCAGGTGGCGGAGGGCGCTGCTGCGCGCCCGGCTGCGCGGCGTGGTGGGGAGGTAGACGTAGCGCCTGCCGTCCTGCTCGTGCGCGAGCGCTCCCTTCTCCTCCAGCAGCCGGAGCGCGGCGCGCACGGCGGAGTACGTGGGCGGATCGGGGAGGTCGTCCATCACCTCGGCGGCGGTCGCGCGGCCGCGGCGGTAGATGATGTCCATGATCTGGCGCTCGCGGCGGCTCAGCTCGGCGGGGAGCGTCGGCATCGGCAGGGATCCAGGGACGGGGTGTATGGAGCATGTGCGGATTTTTCCGCACATGCTGAATATTCAGCACGTAGTGGATGGTGTCAAGGGCTTTGTCCGGAGATCCCCCCGACCTGCCGGTCCTAGACCCTCTTCTCTTCGGGGATCAGCGACTTGTGGATGCCGACCGCGGCGCGCACGCCCTCGTAGGCGGCTCGGATCGCCAGCCGCGAGCCGGGCGTGATGTCGCCCGCGGCGTAGACGCCGGGCACGGAGGTGAGGAATTCGGAGTCCACCTGCAGGATCCCCTCCTCGTCCGCCTCGCACCCCAGGTCGGCGGCGAGCGTGGAGCCGGGCCCGCTGGCGATGTGCACGAAGAGCGCGTCGAACTCCGCCGAGTCGCCGGTGTGGAAGACCACGCGGTCGATGCACCCGGCCCGGCCCTCCAGCCGCTCGATGACCTCGGTGCGGATGGGGATCTCGAAACGGGCGAGCGCGGACTGCGACTTCTCCGGGAGCTCCGGGGAATGGCCGTGCGTGAGGACCGTGACCCGGTCCGTCCAGGTGAGCAGGTACGTGCTGAACGCGGCGATCTGCCGCCCCCATCCCACCACGCCCACCCGCAGGCCGGCCACCCCCGGCCCGTCGCAGTCCGGGCAGTGCCAGATGCTGGTGCCCCACAGCTCCTCAAAGCCGGGGACCTCCAGGAGGATGTCCTTGAGCCCGGTGCAGAGGAGGATGCGGCGCGCCCGGAACTCGCGGTCGTCGGAGAGGCGGACGCGGAAGTCGCCCT encodes the following:
- a CDS encoding M56 family metallopeptidase: MTLSGSGLAMPLLDAALRGSVLILLAWGATRLMRRASAASRHMVWAAALTAVVLVPLVGTLVPRWGVLPLPRIAAPAPETAPSSELPPPGSTAEPFIVSAASAAPEVASPAAEAATASPPAEGLAVRPGLAADWQVLLLLTWLAGAGLLTLRLGYGLTRVWWLERRATEITDDEWVRAVDALTRRLRVGRIVTLLRGPGATVPMTWGLIRPVVLLPEEADAWDDERRVAVLAHELAHVRRWDALTQWAAHLALALFWFNPLVWIACRRMREEREHACDDAVLALGTQPTRYAGHLLEIVRALGTAEGPAAALAMARRSQFEGRLLAILDRAAPRGGVSRRAVLATLAVTAAVTVPLAAVGAAPPAGHAAEATEPISED
- a CDS encoding BlaI/MecI/CopY family transcriptional regulator, whose amino-acid sequence is MPTLPAELSRRERQIMDIIYRRGRATAAEVMDDLPDPPTYSAVRAALRLLEEKGALAHEQDGRRYVYLPTTPRSRARSSALRHLVRTFFGGSSEQVVNALLEDGKPSAAELDRMAALIEEARRREGGDR
- a CDS encoding NAD(P)/FAD-dependent oxidoreductase yields the protein MPQQQEVYDVVVVGGGPAGLSAALWLARYRRRAVVFDAGDPRNAETWAVHGYPGVPEVEPYELRRQMKQQALDAGAEFEAAMVEAVEGEEGDFRVRLSDDREFRARRILLCTGLKDILLEVPGFEELWGTSIWHCPDCDGPGVAGLRVGVVGWGRQIAAFSTYLLTWTDRVTVLTHGHSPELPEKSQSALARFEIPIRTEVIERLEGRAGCIDRVVFHTGDSAEFDALFVHIASGPGSTLAADLGCEADEEGILQVDSEFLTSVPGVYAAGDITPGSRLAIRAAYEGVRAAVGIHKSLIPEEKRV